In a single window of the Candidatus Eisenbacteria bacterium genome:
- a CDS encoding sigma-70 family RNA polymerase sigma factor has protein sequence MPDDVPHTTNRDAGDEDLMFRYRDGDEGAFVEIVRRYKSKIVSTAYRVLGDLDKAEDVAQETFIRVHRNAARYRSIAKFSTWIYTIALNVARNELRNTKRKRLVSLDAFGADADAEPSTFEIPDESAPPDQEAENKQLRGIFEAAIRKLPARYREVFVLRDVDDLSYEEIAEILRVPKGTVKSRINRARQRFRELVEPILGETPGP, from the coding sequence ATGCCGGACGACGTTCCGCACACGACGAACCGCGACGCGGGGGACGAAGACCTCATGTTCCGTTATCGAGACGGGGACGAGGGGGCGTTCGTCGAGATCGTGCGTCGCTACAAGTCGAAGATCGTGAGCACCGCCTATCGCGTTCTCGGAGACCTCGACAAGGCGGAGGACGTCGCGCAGGAGACGTTCATCCGCGTCCACCGGAACGCCGCCCGCTACCGCTCGATCGCCAAGTTCTCCACATGGATCTACACGATCGCCCTGAACGTCGCGAGGAACGAGCTTCGCAACACGAAGCGGAAGCGGCTCGTCTCTCTCGACGCGTTCGGAGCCGATGCGGACGCGGAGCCCTCCACATTCGAGATCCCGGACGAGTCGGCGCCCCCCGACCAGGAAGCGGAGAACAAGCAGCTTCGGGGGATCTTCGAAGCGGCGATCCGAAAGCTGCCGGCCCGATACCGCGAGGTCTTCGTTCTTCGGGACGTGGACGATCTCTCATACGAGGAGATCGCGGAGATCCTCCGGGTGCCGAAGGGGACCGTGAAGTCCCGGATCAACCGCGCGCGCCAAAGATTCCGGGAACTGGTCGAGCCGATCTTGGGTGAAACGCCCGGACCTTGA
- a CDS encoding tetratricopeptide repeat protein translates to MQRALTLSLLFLLLSCASGRDRGAPFEEIVWEKRERIPGEDPYASYLLARFQEHQGLADEAMRSYRDAAEADPEAVDVLARLAELHLERGEFRLAADQAERAVALDPVREDALSVLAKAYLETGKTDVAIARFEALAAREEEGTIHSLLAMLYQSRGDEEEAIAHLSRAAELSPEKAFYRLRLGDLFRHRRDYDRAEEEYAEAIRLAENDAPIRASLGKMYAESERWEKAAAVYEELAAEGYRPFDTHHRLAGIYLRLGRGEDAIRHAEALAEIDPSNAKLRAEVADLYLGLGREREGIAALETAWKLDPRDPAPARKLVELRLSLERFEEAEETLRRMLQENREDSWAWTRLSYTRLRRGDAEESLRALETAAEIDPSNGGVLYLLGNSYLAAGRREEALARFTLAREKGIESPDLLYKKASLEAELGREEEAIATLRVLLPAEPDHPQALNLLGYLLADRGEDLDEAERLVLRALELRPENPFFRDSIGWVYFRKGDFDRAARELERAHAGRPEDAVILEHLADAYAAAGRKEEAARAYAELLRRRGENEEVRNKLRAVEGP, encoded by the coding sequence ATGCAACGCGCGCTCACCCTCTCGCTTCTCTTTCTTCTTCTCTCGTGCGCTTCCGGAAGGGATCGAGGAGCGCCCTTCGAGGAGATCGTTTGGGAGAAGCGCGAGAGGATTCCCGGCGAAGACCCGTACGCCTCCTACCTCCTCGCGCGCTTTCAGGAACATCAGGGGCTCGCCGACGAGGCGATGCGAAGCTACCGCGATGCGGCCGAGGCGGACCCGGAAGCGGTCGACGTTCTCGCGCGCCTCGCCGAGCTTCATCTCGAGCGCGGCGAGTTTCGTCTGGCGGCCGACCAGGCCGAACGCGCGGTCGCTCTCGACCCCGTGCGCGAGGACGCTCTCTCCGTTCTCGCGAAGGCGTATCTCGAGACCGGAAAGACCGACGTCGCGATCGCCCGCTTCGAGGCGCTCGCGGCGAGGGAAGAAGAAGGGACGATTCACTCCCTTCTGGCGATGCTCTACCAATCCCGCGGCGATGAGGAGGAGGCGATCGCCCACCTTTCGCGAGCGGCCGAGCTCTCGCCGGAAAAAGCCTTCTATCGCTTGCGGCTCGGCGATCTCTTCCGCCACCGCCGGGACTACGATCGGGCCGAGGAGGAGTACGCGGAGGCGATCCGACTCGCGGAGAACGACGCTCCGATCCGGGCCTCTCTTGGAAAGATGTACGCGGAGAGCGAACGCTGGGAGAAGGCGGCCGCGGTCTACGAGGAGCTCGCCGCCGAAGGGTACCGTCCCTTCGACACCCACCATCGGCTCGCGGGGATCTACCTGCGCCTCGGCAGGGGGGAGGACGCGATCCGCCACGCCGAGGCCCTCGCCGAGATCGATCCGTCGAACGCGAAGCTCCGCGCCGAGGTGGCGGATCTCTACCTCGGGCTCGGCCGCGAGCGGGAGGGGATCGCCGCGCTCGAGACGGCGTGGAAGCTCGACCCCCGGGATCCGGCGCCGGCGCGGAAGCTCGTCGAGCTTCGCCTCTCCCTGGAACGCTTCGAGGAAGCGGAGGAGACGCTCCGCCGCATGCTCCAGGAGAACCGCGAGGATTCTTGGGCGTGGACCCGCCTCTCGTACACGCGGCTTCGGCGGGGAGACGCGGAGGAGTCGCTCCGCGCCCTCGAAACCGCGGCGGAGATCGACCCGTCGAACGGCGGGGTCCTTTATCTCTTAGGCAATTCCTACCTGGCCGCTGGACGGCGGGAGGAGGCTCTCGCGAGGTTCACGCTCGCTCGCGAGAAAGGGATCGAATCGCCCGACCTCCTCTACAAGAAGGCGAGCCTTGAGGCGGAGCTCGGACGGGAGGAGGAGGCGATCGCGACGCTTCGCGTTCTCCTTCCGGCGGAACCGGACCACCCGCAAGCGCTGAACCTTCTCGGCTACCTCCTCGCCGACCGGGGAGAAGACCTCGACGAAGCGGAGCGGCTCGTCCTCCGCGCGCTCGAGCTTCGCCCGGAGAACCCCTTCTTCCGCGACAGCATCGGCTGGGTCTACTTCCGCAAAGGGGACTTCGACCGCGCGGCGCGCGAGCTGGAGCGAGCGCATGCGGGCCGGCCGGAGGACGCGGTGATCCTCGAGCATCTCGCGGACGCGTACGCTGCGGCGGGAAGGAAAGAGGAGGCGGCCCGGGCCTACGCCGAGCTCCTTCGGCGCCGCGGAGAGAACGAAGAGGTCCGCAACAAGCTTCGGGCCGTGGAGGGACCGTGA